Proteins encoded within one genomic window of Arachis ipaensis cultivar K30076 chromosome B08, Araip1.1, whole genome shotgun sequence:
- the LOC107613039 gene encoding LOW QUALITY PROTEIN: cationic amino acid transporter 2, vacuolar-like (The sequence of the model RefSeq protein was modified relative to this genomic sequence to represent the inferred CDS: inserted 2 bases in 1 codon), with the protein MGILIDSQEGGNSNGGQCSKMFFNRKKKVDSARKNTSEPQLAKELSVPQLLAIGVGATIGAGVYVLVGTVARELSGSSLAISFLVAGFAAALSAFCYAELASRCPSAGSAYHYTYICVGEGVAWLIGWALILEYTIGGAAVARGITPNLAALFGGEDNLPIFLSRQHIAGINIVVDPCAAIMIFVITAXLCVGIKESIMVQSIVTSVNMCALMFVIIAGGYLGFKSGWPGYEVPTGSFPFGVDGMLAGSATVFFAYIGFDAVASTAEEVKNPQRDLPLGIGGSLFLCCGLYMMVSIVIVGLVPYYAIDPDTPISSAFASHGMQWAAYIINAGAFTALCASLMGGILPQPRILMAMARDGLLPPFFSDINKHSQVPVKSTIATGLIAAILAFSMEVSQLAGMVSVGTLLAFTMVAISVLILRYIPPDEVPLRPFLQEPIDSGAGGYIWSCLETGWKDKEAVGTSGNRKPLLVKEDVSIEYPLIPKQLAIGSYLHEGNRRKVVGWVITLTCLGILVLTYAASDLTLLSSVRFGLCGVGGSLLLSGLVFLTCIDQDVARHNFGHTGGFICPLVPLLPIACILINSYLLVNLGSDTWARVSIWLAIGLVVYVFYGRTHSSLKDAVYVPATQVDDTYHYHTTTCLA; encoded by the exons ATGGGGATTTTGATTGATTCACAAGAGGGTGGTAATAGTAATGGAGGTCAATGTTCAAAGATGTTCTTCAATAGGAAGAAGAAGGTGGATTCTGCACGCAAGAACACCTCTGAGCCTCAACTTGCTAAGGAGCTATCTGTTCCTCAACTCTTGGCAATTG GTGTTGGTGCAACAATTGGTGCTGGTGTATATGTTCTGGTTGGAACAGTTGCTCGTGAGCTTTCCGGTTCGTCTCTGGCAATTTCTTTCCTGGTAGCTGGATTCGCGGCTGCTCTTTCGGCTTTTTGCTACGCGGAGCTAGCTAGTCGTTGTCCTTCTGCTGGGAGTGCCTATCACTACACATACATATGTGTTGGGGAAGG AGTTGCTTGGTTGATTGGCTGGGCCTTGATATTAGAATATACAATTGGTGGAGCTGCTGTTGCTCGGGGCATAACACCCAATTTG GCTGCTCTTTTTGGAGGTGAAGACAATCTACCCATCTTTTTATCGCGTCAGCATATTGCTGGGATCAATATTGTTGTGGACCCATGTGCAGCAATTATGATATTTGTTATTACTGC CTTGTGTGTTGGGATTAAAGAG AGTATAATGGTTCAAAGTATAGTCACATCAGTGAACATGTGTGCTTTGATGTTTGTCATAATTGCTGGTGGTTACCTAGGATTCAAATCTGGATGGCCTGGATATGAAGTTCCTACAGG ATCTTTTCCATTTGGGGTAGATGGAATGCTTGCTGGTTCTGCAACTGTCTTTTTTGCTTATATAGGTTTTGATGCAGTTGCCAGCACTGCCGAAGAG GTGAAAAATCCTCAACGTGATCTGCCACTGGGTATTGGTGGTTCATTGTTTTTATGTTGTGGATTGTATATGATGGTCTCGATTGTTATCGTCGGTTTAGTACCTTATTATGCTATTGATCCTGATACCCCAATATCCTCTGCATTTGCTAGCCATGGAATGCAATGGGCAGC TTATATTATAAATGCCGGGGCTTTTACAGCTCTATGTGCATCATTGATGGGTGGGATATTGCCCCAG CCAAGAATCTTGATGGCTATGGCAAGGGATGGGCTGCTACCACCATTTTTTTCGGACATAAATAAGCACAGTCAGGTTCCTGTTAAGAGCACAATTGCTACTGGCCTTATTGCTGCAATTTTGGCATTTTCCATGGAAGTCTCTCAATTGGCAGGGATG GTTAGTGTGGGCACACTTCTTGCATTCACCATGGTGGCAATATCGGTGTTGATACTAAGATATATCCCTCCAGATGAGGTTCCGTTGCGCCCTTTTCTCCAAGAACCAATTGATTCAGGGGCAGGTGGATACATTTGGAGCTGCTTGGAGACAGGTTGGAAAGATAAGGAGGCAGTTGGTACTTCTGGGAACCGAAAACCTTTACTTGTGAAAGAGGATGTATCAATTGAGTATCCCCTTATTCCTAAGCAACTTGCCATTGGCAGCT ATTTACACGAGGGTAATAGACGAAAGGTTGTTGGGTGGGTAATAACATTGACATGCTTAGGTATACTTGTCCTCACATATGCTGCTTCGGACTTAACCCTTCTCAG TTCGGTTCGCTTTGGATTGTGTGGGGTTGGTGGCTCTCTTCTTTTGTCTGGTTTAGTCTTCCTAACCTGCATAGATCAAGATGTTGCAAGACACAACTTTGGACACACTGGAG GTTTCATTTGCCCACTGGTGCCACTGCTTCCCATAGCTTGCATTCTCATCAATTCTTATCTACTTGTTAATCTTGG